A single Brachybacterium sillae DNA region contains:
- a CDS encoding anhydro-N-acetylmuramic acid kinase, whose translation MGGGFAPEGPAAAPTPFTVLGLMSGTSVDAIDLALVRFRPDTDDPSLLHGELLATGETAWDPGIRRDMLQMLPPRRSGVAEWNRLHAAVGEGLGRAAAGFLAHHGARPGLDVQLVVSHGQTLHHWVREDGTVGGSLQIGDPHRIHAATGVPVLSDLRSADIAAGGQGAPLAPLLDSLLFGDCPTAALNLGGISNITIVGVAGGITGGDVGPANALMDAAVAEATTGRDTCDVDGRLAARGRIHDDLLQALLADPFYRRPFPRSTGREYFTGDYVAQRAGALADVDLPDLLATLVELTARTVRDAVSAYPVERVVGSGGGMRNPVLRARLAQLLGERGITLRDASDLGVPADAKEAVLMAVIGWCTAHGLPGVLPGADGTGALTGARSTQILGSLTPARPPAAWPVSRTPLMPRRLVLTGGA comes from the coding sequence GTGGGCGGAGGATTCGCTCCCGAGGGACCGGCGGCCGCCCCGACGCCGTTCACCGTCCTCGGGCTGATGTCCGGGACCAGTGTGGATGCGATCGATCTGGCTCTGGTCCGCTTCCGGCCCGACACCGACGACCCATCACTGCTGCATGGCGAGCTGCTCGCCACCGGGGAGACCGCCTGGGATCCCGGCATTCGACGGGACATGCTGCAGATGCTCCCGCCACGACGCAGCGGCGTTGCCGAATGGAACCGGCTGCATGCCGCCGTGGGGGAGGGTCTCGGTCGTGCGGCCGCCGGCTTCCTCGCGCATCACGGCGCGCGGCCGGGGCTGGACGTGCAGCTCGTCGTCTCCCACGGGCAGACGCTGCACCACTGGGTGCGGGAGGACGGCACCGTCGGCGGATCCCTGCAGATCGGCGACCCGCACCGCATCCACGCCGCCACCGGCGTCCCGGTGCTGTCCGATCTGCGCTCCGCCGATATCGCCGCCGGGGGTCAGGGCGCGCCGCTGGCGCCGCTGCTGGACTCCCTGCTGTTCGGGGACTGCCCCACGGCGGCGCTCAACCTCGGGGGCATCTCGAACATCACGATCGTCGGGGTCGCGGGTGGGATCACCGGTGGGGACGTCGGCCCGGCGAACGCCCTGATGGATGCGGCCGTCGCCGAGGCAACCACCGGTCGCGACACCTGCGACGTGGACGGTCGTCTCGCAGCCCGCGGCAGGATCCATGACGACCTGCTGCAGGCACTGCTGGCCGATCCGTTCTACCGCCGCCCGTTCCCCCGGTCGACCGGGCGGGAGTATTTCACGGGGGACTATGTGGCACAGCGGGCCGGGGCGCTCGCCGACGTCGACCTGCCGGACCTGCTCGCCACGCTGGTGGAGCTCACCGCCCGGACCGTCCGTGACGCGGTGAGTGCATACCCCGTGGAGCGGGTGGTCGGATCCGGTGGGGGTATGCGCAATCCGGTGCTGCGCGCGCGACTGGCGCAGCTGCTGGGGGAGCGCGGCATCACCCTGCGCGACGCCTCCGACCTCGGGGTGCCCGCAGACGCGAAAGAGGCTGTGCTGATGGCCGTCATCGGCTGGTGCACCGCCCACGGTCTGCCCGGCGTCCTGCCCGGTGCCGACGGAACCGGGGCGCTGACGGGAGCACGGAGCACGCAGATCCTGGGCTCCCTCACGCCCGCTCGTCCTCCCGCTGCCTGGCCGGTCAGCAGGACCCCTCTGATGCCCCGCCGACTGGTGCTCACGGGCGGCGCCTGA
- the lexA gene encoding transcriptional repressor LexA, giving the protein MTPHEDTETPAAGLTPRQQRVLETIREAVAQRGYPPTIREIGDAVGLTSPSSVAHQLAALERKGYLRRDPKRPRALELVPTDEGGDPQGPAPEETWPSSPSVSVPLVGRIAAGVPIIAQEQVEDVFTLPEAIVGGGDLFLLRVVGDSMVDAAICDGDWVVVRQQKVAEKGEIVAAMIDGEATVKTYVRRDGHVWLMPHNPAFAPILGDEAEILGKVVAVLRAI; this is encoded by the coding sequence ATGACCCCGCACGAGGACACCGAGACCCCGGCCGCCGGGCTGACCCCGAGGCAGCAGCGCGTGCTGGAGACGATCCGGGAGGCGGTCGCCCAGCGTGGTTACCCCCCGACGATCCGGGAGATCGGTGACGCCGTCGGCCTCACCTCCCCGTCGTCGGTGGCGCATCAGCTGGCGGCACTGGAGCGCAAGGGGTATCTGCGGCGCGATCCGAAGCGCCCCCGGGCCCTGGAGCTGGTCCCCACCGATGAGGGCGGCGATCCGCAGGGCCCGGCCCCGGAGGAGACCTGGCCCTCCTCCCCGTCGGTGTCCGTCCCGCTGGTGGGTCGCATCGCCGCGGGGGTGCCGATCATCGCCCAGGAGCAGGTGGAGGACGTCTTCACCCTGCCGGAGGCGATCGTCGGCGGAGGCGATCTGTTCCTGTTGCGCGTGGTGGGTGATTCGATGGTCGACGCCGCGATCTGCGATGGGGACTGGGTGGTCGTACGCCAGCAGAAGGTCGCGGAGAAGGGTGAGATCGTCGCCGCGATGATCGACGGCGAGGCGACCGTGAAGACCTATGTGCGCCGCGACGGTCACGTGTGGCTGATGCCGCACAACCCGGCCTTCGCTCCGATCCTCGGTGATGAGGCGGAGATCCTGGGCAAGGTCGTGGCGGTGCTGCGCGCCATCTGA
- a CDS encoding LysM peptidoglycan-binding domain-containing protein, whose protein sequence is MSTLAAQPAIVPALRGGRGPAAPTHLVPTRRARLLMTLPAVAAMVLAIAALVLGVGPGAAIAGGGADTLVVQVEAGDTLWAYAEEYAPEGMTASQFVHEVQQLNNLPTARLTAGQTLELPVAEDAGH, encoded by the coding sequence ATGAGCACTCTTGCCGCCCAGCCCGCGATCGTCCCCGCTCTGCGTGGGGGCCGCGGCCCCGCCGCCCCGACGCACCTGGTGCCCACGCGGCGTGCCCGCCTGCTCATGACTCTGCCGGCCGTCGCGGCGATGGTCCTCGCCATCGCGGCCCTGGTGCTGGGCGTCGGCCCGGGCGCGGCGATCGCCGGCGGGGGTGCCGACACCCTTGTCGTGCAGGTCGAGGCCGGGGACACTCTGTGGGCCTACGCCGAGGAGTACGCCCCGGAGGGCATGACCGCCTCGCAGTTCGTCCACGAGGTCCAGCAGCTGAACAACCTGCCCACCGCCCGTCTCACCGCCGGGCAGACCCTGGAGCTGCCCGTGGCCGAGGACGCCGGTCACTGA
- the nrdR gene encoding transcriptional regulator NrdR yields the protein MHCPFCRNPDSRVIDSRTADDGASIRRRRQCPACQRRFSTVETASLSVVKRSGVSEPFSRAKVISGVRKACQGRPVTDDQLAVLAQRVEEAVRQSGQAEVDAHDVGLAILQPLKDLDQVAYLRFASVYQDFDSLEDFESAIDALRREATDPTADA from the coding sequence GTGCACTGCCCTTTCTGCCGCAACCCTGATTCGCGCGTCATCGACTCCCGCACCGCGGACGATGGCGCGTCCATCCGGCGACGTCGGCAGTGTCCCGCCTGCCAACGCCGGTTCTCCACCGTGGAGACCGCCTCGCTGTCCGTGGTCAAGCGTTCCGGGGTGAGCGAGCCCTTCAGTCGCGCCAAGGTCATCAGCGGTGTCCGCAAGGCCTGCCAGGGGCGCCCCGTCACCGATGACCAGCTCGCCGTGCTCGCGCAGCGCGTGGAGGAGGCAGTGCGACAGAGCGGCCAGGCCGAGGTCGACGCCCATGACGTGGGCCTCGCGATCCTGCAGCCGCTGAAGGACCTGGACCAGGTCGCGTACCTGCGATTCGCCAGCGTCTACCAGGATTTCGACTCGCTGGAGGACTTCGAGAGCGCCATCGACGCCCTGCGTCGCGAGGCCACCGATCCCACCGCCGACGCCTGA